In a single window of the Streptomyces sp. NBC_00353 genome:
- a CDS encoding substrate-binding domain-containing protein: MREPVELRRQRILSVVQSRGAVKVSVLAAELDVSVVTIRRDVEELTRVGRLRRGHGVARPVVDVPEPATVPAARTGEPAGDGAAVALVVPERHSYLYETLHGARTVLEESGMRIALHIAPQSAGAERPLVERALADGARGLLIAPRWRNALSEELDYGWLAEVGVPTVLMERRPRPGSALHALDSVCSDHWYGTHLAVDHLVSLGHRRIVLAARDDSPTARTIRTAFAEIAAARPEVEDWSIVLSSPAAVPGPGPQTPGAPAEAAPAPEPEDDATAVDLAALLRERGATAAVLHGDVDALMLVQRLAEGGVQVPRDCSVVAYDDVVAALGSTPLTAVAPPKAEIGRAAAELLLYRLAGTVGATGPVRRTELLPTLKIRGSAQSLPTSEV; the protein is encoded by the coding sequence ATGCGGGAGCCGGTTGAACTCAGGCGTCAGCGAATCCTGTCGGTGGTGCAGTCGCGGGGCGCCGTCAAGGTCAGCGTGCTCGCCGCCGAGCTGGATGTCTCGGTGGTCACGATCCGGCGGGACGTGGAGGAACTGACCCGGGTGGGGAGGCTGCGGCGGGGACACGGGGTGGCCCGTCCGGTGGTCGACGTGCCGGAACCCGCCACGGTCCCGGCAGCACGGACCGGGGAGCCGGCCGGGGACGGCGCTGCGGTGGCCCTCGTCGTACCGGAGCGGCATTCGTACCTGTACGAGACGCTGCACGGCGCCCGGACCGTGCTGGAGGAGTCCGGGATGCGGATCGCCCTGCACATCGCGCCGCAGTCGGCGGGCGCCGAACGGCCGCTGGTGGAGCGGGCCCTGGCGGACGGGGCCCGCGGGCTGCTGATCGCCCCACGGTGGCGCAACGCGCTCTCGGAGGAGTTGGACTACGGCTGGCTGGCGGAGGTGGGGGTGCCGACCGTGCTGATGGAGCGGCGGCCCCGGCCGGGCAGTGCGCTGCACGCGCTGGACTCCGTCTGTTCCGACCACTGGTACGGGACACATCTGGCCGTGGACCATCTGGTGTCGCTGGGCCACCGCCGTATCGTCCTGGCCGCCCGCGACGACAGTCCGACGGCGCGCACCATCCGGACGGCGTTCGCCGAGATCGCGGCGGCCCGTCCGGAGGTGGAGGACTGGTCGATAGTGCTCAGTTCGCCGGCGGCGGTGCCCGGCCCCGGTCCGCAGACGCCCGGCGCACCGGCCGAAGCCGCGCCCGCTCCCGAACCCGAGGACGATGCCACAGCGGTCGACCTTGCCGCGCTGCTGCGCGAACGGGGCGCCACGGCGGCTGTTCTGCACGGCGATGTGGACGCGCTGATGCTGGTGCAGCGACTGGCGGAGGGCGGCGTCCAGGTGCCGCGGGACTGCTCGGTGGTGGCGTACGACGATGTGGTCGCCGCCCTGGGCAGTACGCCGCTGACCGCGGTGGCGCCACCGAAGGCGGAGATCGGGCGGGCGGCGGCCGAGCTGCTGCTGTACCGGCTGGCCGGGACCGTCGGTGCCACCGGTCCGGTGCGCAGGACGGAGTTGCTGCCCACTCTGAAGATCCGCGGTTCGGCGCAGTCGCTTCCCACTTCCGAAGTCTGA